One window of the Burkholderia sp. FERM BP-3421 genome contains the following:
- a CDS encoding acyltransferase family protein — protein MPNPAPSHRLAHLDAMRAIAVLLVIWTHYAELFARIAGSQLYLDTLQRSIDFGRVGVVLFFGISGMLIPTSLRGAAGDGTRRFVIRRFFRLYPAYWLSLPLGYLVYWVLFGNRMNAAGLLANITMIPTAFGFEPVMGHYWTLETELYFYVLCLVLFRLGGLHRMRVLCATCAGLCLLFVATGALHLIPASALGQYKGMLFHLAIMFWGACFRQAYDAAAADASAAAASSATLSAGIGHLLRPITYRAAVVLLTALLILVALSMAVVNWRHGDLAHVSTSLGYVAGLALFITFATVLKLRSRFLAWLGEISYSVYLLHGVPLYLVFWAAQRWYLTGGPLALYMATALVPAILLSWLSYRWCEAPAVRIAHALTPARRDATGAGGEAAGSMRAAPPSR, from the coding sequence ATGCCAAATCCCGCCCCGTCCCATCGCCTGGCCCACCTGGATGCCATGCGTGCGATCGCCGTGCTGCTCGTGATCTGGACGCACTACGCGGAATTGTTCGCCCGCATCGCCGGCTCCCAGTTGTACCTCGACACGCTGCAGCGCTCGATCGATTTCGGCCGGGTCGGCGTCGTGCTGTTCTTCGGGATCAGCGGCATGCTGATCCCGACCAGCCTGCGCGGCGCGGCCGGAGACGGCACACGGCGCTTCGTGATCCGCCGCTTCTTCCGGCTCTATCCCGCCTACTGGCTGTCGCTGCCGCTCGGCTATCTCGTGTACTGGGTGCTGTTCGGCAACCGGATGAACGCAGCCGGCCTGCTCGCCAACATCACGATGATCCCGACCGCGTTCGGCTTCGAGCCGGTGATGGGACACTACTGGACGCTCGAAACCGAGCTGTACTTCTACGTGCTGTGCCTCGTGCTGTTCCGGCTCGGCGGGCTGCACCGGATGCGCGTCCTGTGCGCCACCTGCGCCGGACTGTGCCTCCTGTTCGTCGCGACGGGCGCACTGCACCTGATTCCGGCAAGCGCGCTCGGGCAATACAAGGGCATGCTGTTCCACCTCGCGATCATGTTCTGGGGCGCGTGCTTCCGGCAGGCTTATGACGCAGCGGCGGCCGACGCGTCGGCCGCCGCTGCGTCGAGCGCCACGCTGTCGGCCGGTATCGGGCACCTGCTGCGGCCCATCACGTATCGCGCCGCGGTTGTCCTGCTGACCGCGCTGCTCATCCTCGTCGCGCTGTCGATGGCGGTCGTGAACTGGCGGCACGGCGACCTCGCCCACGTGTCCACGTCGCTCGGCTATGTGGCGGGGCTGGCCCTGTTCATCACGTTCGCCACCGTGCTGAAGCTGCGCTCGCGCTTCCTCGCCTGGCTCGGCGAGATCAGCTATTCGGTTTATCTGCTGCACGGCGTCCCGCTGTATCTGGTGTTCTGGGCCGCCCAACGCTGGTACCTGACCGGCGGGCCGCTCGCGCTCTACATGGCAACGGCGCTCGTACCGGCAATCCTGCTGTCGTGGCTCAGCTACCGCTGGTGCGAAGCGCCGGCCGTACGCATCGCCCATGCGCTCACGCCGGCGCGGCGCGACGCGACCGGCGCCGGCGGCGAGGCGGCCGGCTCGATGCGCGCCGCGCCGCCGTCGCGCTGA
- a CDS encoding energy transducer TonB, whose protein sequence is MKVEEGLAANNGGLARLGRPREFGKKQQNPVRRFGGIAIVLVLHIVLIYALLNGLATKVVQVIQHPIETRIIEPVKPPPPPPMPVVKLPPPKFAPPPPPFVPPPEVPVQAPPQATITHQSAPVQSAPAVAPPVAAAPAAKPVSHEVGVVCPNSDSIRASMQYPKEAQENNITGDVMIEFVVDAEGNITNERVAQSADPVLDRAAYNTVKRFKCVAQGQSVRVQVPFSFNLN, encoded by the coding sequence ATGAAAGTCGAGGAAGGTTTGGCCGCTAACAACGGCGGGCTGGCGAGATTGGGCCGCCCGCGCGAATTCGGCAAGAAGCAACAGAATCCCGTCCGCCGGTTCGGCGGCATCGCGATCGTGCTGGTGCTGCACATCGTCCTGATCTACGCGCTGCTCAACGGCCTGGCCACCAAGGTCGTCCAGGTCATCCAGCATCCGATCGAAACCCGCATCATCGAGCCGGTGAAGCCGCCGCCTCCGCCCCCGATGCCGGTCGTCAAGCTGCCGCCGCCCAAGTTCGCGCCGCCGCCGCCGCCGTTCGTGCCGCCGCCCGAGGTGCCGGTCCAGGCGCCGCCGCAGGCCACCATCACGCACCAGTCCGCACCCGTGCAGTCCGCGCCCGCCGTCGCGCCGCCCGTCGCCGCTGCGCCGGCCGCCAAGCCGGTGAGCCATGAAGTCGGCGTGGTGTGCCCGAATTCGGATTCGATCCGTGCTTCGATGCAGTACCCGAAGGAAGCGCAGGAGAACAACATCACGGGCGACGTCATGATCGAGTTCGTCGTCGATGCGGAAGGCAACATCACGAATGAGCGTGTCGCGCAGTCGGCGGATCCGGTCCTCGATCGTGCCGCGTACAACACGGTCAAGCGATTCAAGTGCGTGGCGCAAGGGCAGTCGGTGCGCGTACAGGTTCCGTTCTCCTTCAACCTGAACTGA
- a CDS encoding ExbD/TolR family protein produces the protein MAMSVGQEDNDEVISAINTTPLVDVMLVLLIIFLITIPVVTHTIPLQLPKEAVQPLQTTPKSVEIAVNRDGDFFWNDALVDAPTLLTKLKAVSVQMPQPDVHVRGDQNTRYEFIGRVITACERAGIAKVSFITEPPARGG, from the coding sequence ATGGCCATGAGCGTTGGGCAAGAAGATAACGACGAGGTTATCTCCGCCATCAACACCACGCCGCTCGTGGACGTGATGCTGGTGTTGCTGATCATCTTCCTGATCACGATCCCGGTCGTCACGCACACGATCCCGCTCCAGCTGCCGAAGGAAGCGGTGCAGCCGCTGCAGACGACGCCGAAGAGCGTGGAAATCGCGGTCAATCGCGATGGCGATTTCTTCTGGAACGACGCGCTCGTGGATGCGCCGACGCTCCTGACGAAGCTGAAGGCCGTATCGGTCCAGATGCCGCAGCCGGACGTGCATGTGCGCGGCGATCAGAACACGCGCTATGAATTCATCGGCCGCGTGATCACCGCGTGCGAGCGCGCAGGGATCGCCAAGGTTTCATTCATCACTGAGCCGCCGGCGCGCGGCGGCTAG
- a CDS encoding ExbD/TolR family protein yields the protein MGMNVSSGGGGGEPDVMVDINTTPLIDVMLVLLIMLIITIPIQMHSVKMNLPVGNPPPPAVQPEIVQIDIDFDGTTTWNGTLVPDRAALEAKLTQVAAEPVQAEIHLRPNKLVPYKDVASVLASAQRVGATKIGLIGNEQYMQ from the coding sequence ATGGGCATGAACGTATCTTCGGGTGGCGGGGGTGGCGAACCGGATGTGATGGTCGACATCAACACCACGCCGCTCATCGACGTGATGCTGGTGCTGCTGATCATGCTGATCATCACGATCCCGATCCAGATGCACTCGGTCAAGATGAACCTGCCGGTCGGCAATCCGCCGCCGCCGGCGGTACAGCCGGAGATCGTGCAGATCGATATCGACTTCGACGGCACGACCACCTGGAACGGCACCCTGGTGCCGGACCGTGCCGCGCTGGAAGCGAAGCTGACGCAGGTCGCGGCCGAGCCGGTGCAGGCCGAGATCCATCTGCGGCCGAACAAGCTGGTGCCGTACAAGGACGTGGCCTCCGTGCTCGCGTCCGCGCAGCGGGTGGGCGCGACCAAGATCGGTCTGATCGGCAACGAGCAGTACATGCAATAA
- a CDS encoding tetratricopeptide repeat protein translates to MIQQRLKRAVIAAALGGVFAFATLSSAVAADSLRPDVSKPLNAAQDLYRAHKYRDALGKIAQAAAVPNKTPYETYMVEEMRGAAAMAAGDTGTAIQAYETLLGSGRLSGEDEQRTTAALAGIYFQQKNYPQAIKIAQRYLKSGGGDPDMRTLLTQSYYLSGDCGQVVTQLKASVDAQTRAGRTPDEGQLQMLGTCAQRVKDGAAYRDSLEKLVAYHPNPAYWDQLFQAIRSKPGYLSSLDVDMYRLRRATGTLTTADDYMEMTQLSIVAGTPVEGKQVIDQGFASGVLGRDAGADRQKRLQALAAKRAQAPADPANPVAPLDAGMNQVYAGQAKQGLAAMEAAIAKGGIDHPDAAQLRLGEAYYVAGQKARAVQIFKTVKGADGSAELARLWAMVAAK, encoded by the coding sequence ATGATCCAGCAACGATTGAAGCGCGCCGTCATCGCGGCCGCGCTCGGCGGAGTGTTCGCGTTCGCGACGCTGTCGTCCGCGGTGGCGGCCGATTCGCTGCGTCCCGATGTCTCGAAGCCGCTGAACGCCGCCCAGGACCTGTACCGCGCGCACAAGTATCGCGATGCGCTCGGCAAGATCGCGCAGGCCGCGGCGGTACCGAACAAGACGCCCTACGAGACCTACATGGTCGAGGAGATGCGCGGCGCGGCGGCGATGGCGGCCGGCGACACGGGCACGGCGATCCAGGCGTACGAGACGTTGCTGGGCTCGGGACGGCTGAGCGGCGAGGACGAGCAGCGCACGACGGCGGCGCTCGCGGGCATCTACTTCCAGCAGAAGAACTACCCGCAGGCGATCAAGATCGCGCAGCGCTATCTGAAGTCGGGCGGCGGCGATCCCGACATGCGCACGCTGCTCACGCAGTCGTACTACCTGTCCGGCGATTGCGGGCAGGTGGTCACGCAGCTCAAGGCGAGCGTCGACGCGCAGACCCGCGCGGGCCGCACGCCCGACGAGGGGCAGCTGCAGATGCTCGGCACCTGCGCGCAGCGCGTGAAGGACGGCGCCGCGTATCGCGATTCGCTGGAGAAGCTGGTCGCGTATCACCCGAATCCGGCGTACTGGGACCAGCTGTTCCAGGCGATCCGCTCGAAGCCCGGCTACCTGTCGTCGCTCGACGTCGACATGTACCGCCTGCGGCGCGCGACGGGCACGCTGACCACGGCCGACGACTACATGGAGATGACCCAGTTGTCGATCGTCGCGGGCACGCCGGTGGAAGGCAAGCAGGTGATCGACCAGGGCTTTGCGTCGGGCGTGCTCGGCCGCGATGCCGGCGCCGATCGCCAGAAGCGCCTGCAGGCGCTCGCCGCGAAGCGGGCGCAGGCGCCTGCCGATCCCGCGAATCCGGTTGCGCCGCTCGATGCGGGGATGAACCAGGTGTACGCGGGACAGGCGAAGCAGGGGCTCGCGGCGATGGAGGCGGCGATCGCGAAGGGTGGCATCGACCATCCGGACGCCGCGCAGCTGCGCCTCGGCGAAGCGTATTACGTGGCCGGCCAGAAGGCCCGCGCCGTGCAGATCTTCAAGACGGTGAAGGGCGCGGACGGATCGGCGGAACTGGCGCGCTTGTGGGCGATGGTGGCGGCGAAGTGA
- a CDS encoding helix-turn-helix domain-containing protein, with product MVLQTDESALVTVSIGNKIRALRQRLKLTLDEAAAAAGISKPFLSQVERGRATPSITSLVGIAKALGVTMQYFVDTPTEAKSVCRSEKLQYFSFANSASSFARLTNLADGRKLDAILVKMPAGQPASEVTTHAGEEFLYVMSGEVALTLDGRTFSLKAGDTAHYESTVPHAWGNTANEEAVIVWVGTPRLF from the coding sequence ATGGTTTTGCAAACCGACGAATCGGCACTGGTCACAGTCTCGATAGGAAACAAAATACGGGCGCTGCGCCAGCGGCTCAAGCTCACGCTTGACGAGGCGGCGGCAGCGGCGGGGATTTCCAAACCGTTTCTGTCGCAGGTCGAACGGGGGCGCGCGACACCATCCATTACCTCCCTGGTGGGAATCGCCAAGGCGCTCGGCGTCACGATGCAGTATTTCGTCGATACGCCGACGGAAGCGAAATCGGTTTGCCGCAGCGAGAAACTGCAGTATTTCAGTTTCGCCAATTCGGCCAGTTCGTTTGCGCGACTGACGAATCTTGCCGACGGACGCAAGCTCGATGCGATCCTCGTGAAGATGCCGGCCGGGCAGCCGGCGTCTGAAGTGACCACGCACGCGGGTGAAGAGTTTTTGTACGTGATGTCCGGCGAAGTGGCGCTGACGCTCGACGGGCGCACGTTCAGCCTGAAAGCGGGCGATACCGCGCATTACGAATCCACGGTGCCGCATGCGTGGGGCAATACCGCCAATGAAGAGGCGGTGATCGTCTGGGTGGGAACGCCCAGGTTGTTCTGA